The Corallococcus exiguus genome includes a window with the following:
- a CDS encoding cell surface protein — protein sequence MKKTLLPKSFALGFTALLTVACGGEDWQDSIQAQPLVGDPFADRIVSFSPGTGAGFGQSELPGFVLGAPRGDGAGSGSLDVLSLGRNGVIVLEFTDIAVTDGPGVDLLVFENAFLKPSGKPFAETGVVAVSDDGVTWHEFPCASSDVANNYPGCAGVTPVYSHPANGIPATDPSVAGGDGFDLASVGLTRARFVRIRDSGANGYAGTSGGFDLDAVAVVNGVQLP from the coding sequence ATGAAGAAGACCCTTCTTCCGAAGTCGTTCGCGCTGGGCTTCACCGCGCTGCTCACCGTGGCATGCGGTGGCGAGGACTGGCAGGACTCCATCCAGGCCCAGCCGCTGGTGGGTGACCCGTTCGCGGACCGCATCGTGTCCTTCTCTCCGGGCACGGGCGCCGGGTTCGGTCAGAGCGAGCTGCCGGGCTTCGTGCTGGGCGCTCCGCGAGGGGACGGCGCGGGCTCGGGTTCGTTGGACGTGCTGTCGCTCGGGCGCAACGGCGTCATCGTCCTGGAGTTCACGGACATCGCCGTCACGGACGGGCCGGGCGTGGACCTGCTCGTCTTCGAGAACGCGTTCCTCAAGCCGAGCGGCAAGCCGTTCGCGGAGACGGGCGTGGTGGCCGTCAGCGACGACGGCGTCACCTGGCACGAGTTCCCCTGCGCGTCCTCCGACGTGGCGAACAACTACCCGGGCTGCGCGGGCGTCACGCCCGTGTACTCGCACCCCGCCAATGGCATCCCGGCCACCGACCCCTCCGTGGCGGGCGGGGACGGCTTCGACCTGGCGAGCGTGGGCCTCACCCGTGCCCGCTTCGTGCGCATCCGCGACTCGGGCGCCAACGGCTACGCGGGCACCAGCGGTGGCTTCGACCTGGATGCCGTCGCCGTGGTGAACGGCGTGCAGCTGCCGTAG